In a genomic window of Suricata suricatta isolate VVHF042 chromosome 12, meerkat_22Aug2017_6uvM2_HiC, whole genome shotgun sequence:
- the CCDC194 gene encoding coiled-coil domain-containing protein 194 — translation MAEPGPEPGRAWRVLALCGAAVFLAAAAAGGALLAWNLASSASRRPRCPEPGANATAPPRDLTPEVDELRRQLAEGTQRAEALARQLSQANRVRRELEETLRACEGRQSRLQTQLMTLKKEMEEAKAQGTQMGAENGALTEALARWEAAATESARRLDEAQQRARAAEAEVLSQTEHQYLEAYQLLSLTSETARRSPSLELAWAEQLSNSKFTPAYSAAPGALLKHLCELGHQAG, via the exons ATGGCCGAGCCAGGGCCAGAGCCGGGACGCGCCTGGCGGGTGCTAGCCCTGTGCGGGGCGGCGGTGTTCTTGGCGGCCGCGGCCGCCGGCGGGGCCCTGCTGGCCTGGAATCTGGCCTCCTCGGCCTCCCGGAGACCTCGCTGCCCGGAGCCAGGTGCCAACGCCACGGCACCCCCCAGGGACCTGACGCCGGAGGTCGACGAACTGCGGCGCCAGCTGGCAGAGGGTACCCAGCGCGCGGAGGCCCTGGCCAGACAGCTGAGCCAGGCCAACCGTGTCCGTCGGGAGCTGGAGGAGACACTAAGGGCCTGCGAGGGCCGCCAG AGCCGGCTTCAGACCCAACTGATGACCCTgaagaaagagatggaggaggCCAAGGCACAGGGGACCCAGATGGGGGCGGAGAACGGGGCGCTCACAG AAGCCCTGGCGCGCTGGGAGGCGGCAGCCACGGAGTCCGCGCGGCGGCTGGACGAGGCGCAGCAGCGCGCACGCGCGGCCGAGGCCGAGG tgcTCTCGCAGACCGAGCACCAGTACCTGGAAGCATACCAGCTTCTCAGCCTGACCTCAGAG ACAGCACGGAGAAGCCCCTCACTTGAGCTCGCTTGGGCAGAGCAGCTCTCCAACTCCAAGTTCACTCCCGCTTACTCGGCTGCTCCCGGAGCACTTCTGAAGCACCTCTGTGAGCTGGGGCATCAGGCGGGCTGA